One genomic segment of Polyodon spathula isolate WHYD16114869_AA chromosome 17, ASM1765450v1, whole genome shotgun sequence includes these proteins:
- the LOC121329809 gene encoding liprin-alpha-1-like isoform X16 — translation MMCEVMPTISEAEIPSGGGGGGGSGSPLQSDADGHFESLMVSMLEERDRLLDTLRETQDTLGLTQGKLHEVSYERDSLQRQLNTALPQEFAALTKELNICREHLLEREEEISELKAERNNTRLLLEHLECLVSRHERSLRMTVVKRQAQSPAGVSSEVEVLKALKSLFEHHKALDEKVRERLRVALERCSALEEQLACSHKELAILREQNSQKKALINNGIVEMNHDSENVPSTNGKRSSDGSLNHEEDLAKVMELQEIIDRQTKDLGQMKERLAALSSRVTELEEDLDTARKDLIKSEEMNTKYQRDVREVMAQKEDMEERITTLEKRYLAAQRESTSVHEFNDKLENEIANKESMFRQSEEKNRQVQERLELAEQKLKQTLRKAESLPEVEAELAQRVAALTKAEERHGNIEERLRQMEAHLEEKNQELQRARQREKMNEEHNKRLSETVDKLLSESNERLQLHLKEKMSALEDKNALIHDLENTKKQIEDAHHEKEQLLIEIETMRAENEQARLRSTSSLHHGRAHLGSTPDFRYPVSTSSMMDSHTDQFNTSVLRRPLKGRMAALRDEPSKVQTLNEQEWERVQQANVLANVAQAFESDVDVSDIEDDRETVFSSVDLLSPSGQADAQTLAVMLQEQLDAINNEIRMIQEEKETTVQRAEEIENRVGSGSLENLCSKFRSMNSIPPSFTGSSLAGSSPPGSGHSTPRRVPRSSAREVDRQGSMTLPSDLRKHRRKSPVSQDDKATIKCETSPPSTPRSMRFHKGPTHAASHEDIRDIRSSTGSQDGQGSNPSSSNSSQDSLNKAPKKKSIKSSIGRLFGKKEKGRPGPPGKEAMGQSGTPEGDTSPQDALGLSKLGGQVEKNRKLQKKHELLEEARRQGLPFSHWDGPTVVVWLELWVGMPAWYVAACRANVKSGAIMSALSDTEIQREIGISNPLHRLKLRLAIQEIMSLTSPSAPPTSRTSTGNVWLTHEEMENLAASPQTEDEEGSWAQTLAYGDMNHEWIGNEWLPSLGLPQYRSYFMECLVDARMLDHLTKKDLRGQLKMVDSFHRNSFQCGIMCLRRLNYDRQELERKREECQVKVKDVLVWSNDRVVHWVQSIGLKEYANNLVESGVHGALLGLDETFDHNALALLLQIPTQNTQARAVLEREYNNLLALGTERRLDEDDDKNFRRAPSWRKKFRPKDIRGMSPGSAETLPANFRVTTAMSSPSMQPKKMQVDGNITGAQRMDSATVRTYSC, via the exons gagtTTGCTGCACTTACTAAGGAACTTAATATATGCAGAGAGCACCTTCTTGAACGAGAAGAAGAAATTTCTGAATTAAAGGCTGAACGAAATAACACACGG ctgcttttAGAACACTTGGAATGCCTTGTATCGAGGCACGAGCGCTCTCTCAGAATGACAGTAGTGAAGAGACAAGCACAGTCTCCAGCAGGGGTATCCAGTGAAGTGGAAGTCCTTAAAGCACTGAAGTCTTTATTCGAGCACCACAAAGCTTTAGATGAAAAG GTAAGGGAACGGTTACGAGTTGCGTTGGAAAGATGCAGTGCATTGGAAGAACAGCTAGCCTGTTCTCATAAAGAG CTGGCTATTTTGAGAGAGCAGAATAGCCAAAAGAAAGCTTTGATTAACAATGGGATAGTGGAAATGAACCACGACTCGGAAAACGTACCGAGCACAAACGGAAAG AGGTCATCAGATGGGTCTCTTAATCATGAAGAAGATCTGGCAAAAGTTATGGAGCTTCAGGAGATCATCGACAGACAGACCAAGGATCTGGGTCAGATGAAGGAGCGATTAGCTGCTCTTTCAAGCCGAGTAACTGAATTGGAAGAAGATCTTGATACGGCCCGCAAAGATCTCATCAAGTCTGAGGAAATGAACACTAAGTATCAGAGAGACGTTCGGGAG GTCATGGCCCAAAAGGAGGATATGGAAGAGAGAATAACAACCCTCGAAAAACGCTACCTCGCTGCACAACGTGAATCTACATCTGTACATGAATTCAATGATAAACttgaaaatgaaattgcaaaCAAAGAATCAATGTTTAGACAG AGTGAGGAGAAGAACCGGCAGGTACAGGAGAGGTTGGAACTGGCTGAACAGAAGTTAAAGCAAACACTAAGGAAAGCAGAGTCCCTTCCAGAGGTGGAAGCAGAGCTAGCACAGAGAGTGGCAGCACTTACCAAG GCTGAAGAGAGACATGGAAATATCGAGGAGCGCTTACGGCAGATGGAAGCACATCTGGAGGAGAAGAACCAAGAACTACAGAGA gctcGACAGAGGGAGAAGATGAATGAAGAACACAATAAACGATTGTCGGAGACGGTGGACAAATTGCTTTCTGAGTCAAATGAAAGATTGCAGCTTCATCTGAAGGAGAAGATGTCTGCTTTAGAAGataag aatgctctcattcatgATCTGGAGAACACCAAAAAACAAATTGAAGATGCACATCATGAGAAG GAACAACTTCTAATTGAAATAGAAACTATGAGGGCTGAAAATGAGCAGGCAAGGTTGAGAAGCACTTCTTCACTGCATCATGG ccgCGCCCATCTGGGCAGCACCCCTGATTTCAGGTATCCTGTATCGACTTCCTCTATGATGGACAGTCATACAGACCAATTCAACACATCAGTGTTGCGACGCCCGCTAAAAGGCCGTATGGCAGCCCTTCGAGACGAGCCTTCAAAG GTGCAGACGCTAAACGAGCAGGAGTGGGAGAGAGTGCAGCAAGCCAACGTCTTGGCTAACGTGGCCCAGGCATTTGAGAGTGATGTGGATGTGTCTGACATAGAGGACGACAGAGAGACTGTTTTCAGTTCTGTTGATCTGCTGTCCCCGAGTGGTCAGGCTGATGCCCAGACTCTGGCTGTGATGCTTCAGGAGCAATTAGATGCCATCAACAATGAAATTAG GATGATTCAGGAAGAGAAGGAGACGACAGTCCAGCGGGCTGAGGAGATTGAAAACCGGGTGGGAAGTGGGAGTTTGGAAAATCTTTGCAGCAAATTCAGATCCATGAACTCCATTCCTCCCTCTTTCACTGGCTCCTCCCTGGCGGGTTCCTCCCCCCCCGGCAGCGGGCACTCTACCCCTCGCCGCGTACCGCGCAGTTCTGCCCGTGAGGTCGACCGACAAGGTAGCATGACTTTG CCTAGTGATTTAAGGAAGCACCGTAGGAAG TCCCCAGTATCACAAGAtgacaaagctacaataaaatgTGAGACCTCTCCTCCATCAACACCCAGGTCTATGCGTTTCCACAAGGGACCCACCCACGCAGCTAGCCATGAAGATATCAGGGATATAAGAAG TTCCACCGGTTCCCAGGACGGCCAAGGCAGTAACCctagcagcagcaacagcagccaaGATTCTCTTAACAAAGCCCCCAAAAAGAAGAGCATCAAATCTTCCATTGGCCGACTGTTTGGCAAAAAAGAGAAGGGTCGGCCTGGACCGCCTGGCAAAGAAGCTATGGGCCAAT CAGGTACTCCAGAAGGGGATACTTCTCCTCAAGATGCCTTAGGACTTAGTAAACTGGGAGGACAAgtggaaaaaaatagaaaattacagaaaaa ACATGAGCTACTAGAGGAGGCTCGCAGGCAAGGTTTACCATTTTCACACTGGGATGGTCCAACTGTAGTTGTGTGGTTGGAG CTCTGGGTTGGAATGCCAGCCTGGTACGTGGCAGCTTGCAGAGCCAATGTGAAAAGCGGTGCTATTATGTCGGCTTTGTCTGACACTGAAATACAGCGGGAGATTGGAATTAGCAATCCTTTACACAGGTTAAAGCTACGTCTGGCTATTCAGGAGATCATGTCTTTAACAAGCCCGTCTGCACCACCAACCTCCAGAACG TCCACTGGGAATGTGTGGCTTACGCACGAAGAAATGGAAAACCTTGCTGCCTCACCCCAAACG GAGGATGAGGAGGGCAGCTGGGCCCAG ACACTGGCCTATGGTGATATGAACCACGAGTGGATTGGTAATGAATGGCTTCCAAGTTTGGGGCTGCCTCAGTATCGAAGCTACTTCATGGAGTGCCTTGTTGATGCTCGAATGCTGGACCATTTGACAAAGAAGGACTTACGGGGGCAACTTAAAATGGTTGATAGTTTTCACCG AAACAGTTTCCAGTGCGGTATAATGTGTCTACGAAGGCTGAATTATGATAGACAAGAACTTGAAAGGAAAAGAGAAGAATGCCAAGTTAAAGTTAAAG ATGTTTTAGTATGGAGCAATGACAGAGTGGTTCACTGGGTGCAGTCCATCGGTCTCAAGGAATATGCAAATAACCTGGTAGAAAGTGGAGTCCACGGAGCGCTTCTTGGCTTAGATGAAACTTTTGATCACAATGCATTAGCGCTTTTATTACAGATACCGACCCAAAATACGCag GCAAGGGCCGTTCTAGAAAGAGAATATAATAATCTTCTTGCTCTGGGTACTGAAAGAAGACTTGATGAG GATGATGATAAGAACTTCAGGAGAGCTCCCTCCTGGAGGAAGAAGTTTCGACCAAAAGACATTCGGGGGATGAGTCCTGGGTCAGCAGAAACTCTTCCTGCAAACTTTAGGGTTACCACCGCAATGTCTTCACCTTCTATGCAGCCAAAGAAAATGCAGGTGGATG GCAACATAACAGGAGCGCAAAGAATGGATTCTGCGACAGTAAGGACCTACTCATGTTAA
- the LOC121329809 gene encoding liprin-alpha-1-like isoform X12 has protein sequence MMCEVMPTISEAEIPSGGGGGGGSGSPLQSDADGHFESLMVSMLEERDRLLDTLRETQDTLGLTQGKLHEVSYERDSLQRQLNTALPQEFAALTKELNICREHLLEREEEISELKAERNNTRLLLEHLECLVSRHERSLRMTVVKRQAQSPAGVSSEVEVLKALKSLFEHHKALDEKVRERLRVALERCSALEEQLACSHKELAILREQNSQKKALINNGIVEMNHDSENVPSTNGKRSSDGSLNHEEDLAKVMELQEIIDRQTKDLGQMKERLAALSSRVTELEEDLDTARKDLIKSEEMNTKYQRDVREVMAQKEDMEERITTLEKRYLAAQRESTSVHEFNDKLENEIANKESMFRQSEEKNRQVQERLELAEQKLKQTLRKAESLPEVEAELAQRVAALTKRDSAVSGDSILKESKLLELASIRRKAEERHGNIEERLRQMEAHLEEKNQELQRARQREKMNEEHNKRLSETVDKLLSESNERLQLHLKEKMSALEDKNALIHDLENTKKQIEDAHHEKEQLLIEIETMRAENEQARLRSTSSLHHGRAHLGSTPDFRYPVSTSSMMDSHTDQFNTSVLRRPLKGRMAALRDEPSKHVQTLNEQEWERVQQANVLANVAQAFESDVDVSDIEDDRETVFSSVDLLSPSGQADAQTLAVMLQEQLDAINNEIRMIQEEKETTVQRAEEIENRVGSGSLENLCSKFRSMNSIPPSFTGSSLAGSSPPGSGHSTPRRVPRSSAREVDRQGSMTLPSSYNRFVIQTSIPHQTVVYPSNTSPNLTPSYNDSSCSSQSPVSQDDKATIKCETSPPSTPRSMRFHKGPTHAASHEDIRDIRSSTGSQDGQGSNPSSSNSSQDSLNKAPKKKSIKSSIGRLFGKKEKGRPGPPGKEAMGQSGTPEGDTSPQDALGLSKLGGQVEKNRKLQKKHELLEEARRQGLPFSHWDGPTVVVWLELWVGMPAWYVAACRANVKSGAIMSALSDTEIQREIGISNPLHRLKLRLAIQEIMSLTSPSAPPTSRTTLAYGDMNHEWIGNEWLPSLGLPQYRSYFMECLVDARMLDHLTKKDLRGQLKMVDSFHRNSFQCGIMCLRRLNYDRQELERKREECQVKVKDVLVWSNDRVVHWVQSIGLKEYANNLVESGVHGALLGLDETFDHNALALLLQIPTQNTQARAVLEREYNNLLALGTERRLDEDDDKNFRRAPSWRKKFRPKDIRGMSPGSAETLPANFRVTTAMSSPSMQPKKMQVDGNITGAQRMDSATVRTYSC, from the exons gagtTTGCTGCACTTACTAAGGAACTTAATATATGCAGAGAGCACCTTCTTGAACGAGAAGAAGAAATTTCTGAATTAAAGGCTGAACGAAATAACACACGG ctgcttttAGAACACTTGGAATGCCTTGTATCGAGGCACGAGCGCTCTCTCAGAATGACAGTAGTGAAGAGACAAGCACAGTCTCCAGCAGGGGTATCCAGTGAAGTGGAAGTCCTTAAAGCACTGAAGTCTTTATTCGAGCACCACAAAGCTTTAGATGAAAAG GTAAGGGAACGGTTACGAGTTGCGTTGGAAAGATGCAGTGCATTGGAAGAACAGCTAGCCTGTTCTCATAAAGAG CTGGCTATTTTGAGAGAGCAGAATAGCCAAAAGAAAGCTTTGATTAACAATGGGATAGTGGAAATGAACCACGACTCGGAAAACGTACCGAGCACAAACGGAAAG AGGTCATCAGATGGGTCTCTTAATCATGAAGAAGATCTGGCAAAAGTTATGGAGCTTCAGGAGATCATCGACAGACAGACCAAGGATCTGGGTCAGATGAAGGAGCGATTAGCTGCTCTTTCAAGCCGAGTAACTGAATTGGAAGAAGATCTTGATACGGCCCGCAAAGATCTCATCAAGTCTGAGGAAATGAACACTAAGTATCAGAGAGACGTTCGGGAG GTCATGGCCCAAAAGGAGGATATGGAAGAGAGAATAACAACCCTCGAAAAACGCTACCTCGCTGCACAACGTGAATCTACATCTGTACATGAATTCAATGATAAACttgaaaatgaaattgcaaaCAAAGAATCAATGTTTAGACAG AGTGAGGAGAAGAACCGGCAGGTACAGGAGAGGTTGGAACTGGCTGAACAGAAGTTAAAGCAAACACTAAGGAAAGCAGAGTCCCTTCCAGAGGTGGAAGCAGAGCTAGCACAGAGAGTGGCAGCACTTACCAAG CGTGACTCTGCTGTGTCTGGCGACTCCATCCTTAAGGAATCTAAGTTGCTGGAACTTGCCTCAATACGCAGGAAG GCTGAAGAGAGACATGGAAATATCGAGGAGCGCTTACGGCAGATGGAAGCACATCTGGAGGAGAAGAACCAAGAACTACAGAGA gctcGACAGAGGGAGAAGATGAATGAAGAACACAATAAACGATTGTCGGAGACGGTGGACAAATTGCTTTCTGAGTCAAATGAAAGATTGCAGCTTCATCTGAAGGAGAAGATGTCTGCTTTAGAAGataag aatgctctcattcatgATCTGGAGAACACCAAAAAACAAATTGAAGATGCACATCATGAGAAG GAACAACTTCTAATTGAAATAGAAACTATGAGGGCTGAAAATGAGCAGGCAAGGTTGAGAAGCACTTCTTCACTGCATCATGG ccgCGCCCATCTGGGCAGCACCCCTGATTTCAGGTATCCTGTATCGACTTCCTCTATGATGGACAGTCATACAGACCAATTCAACACATCAGTGTTGCGACGCCCGCTAAAAGGCCGTATGGCAGCCCTTCGAGACGAGCCTTCAAAG CAT GTGCAGACGCTAAACGAGCAGGAGTGGGAGAGAGTGCAGCAAGCCAACGTCTTGGCTAACGTGGCCCAGGCATTTGAGAGTGATGTGGATGTGTCTGACATAGAGGACGACAGAGAGACTGTTTTCAGTTCTGTTGATCTGCTGTCCCCGAGTGGTCAGGCTGATGCCCAGACTCTGGCTGTGATGCTTCAGGAGCAATTAGATGCCATCAACAATGAAATTAG GATGATTCAGGAAGAGAAGGAGACGACAGTCCAGCGGGCTGAGGAGATTGAAAACCGGGTGGGAAGTGGGAGTTTGGAAAATCTTTGCAGCAAATTCAGATCCATGAACTCCATTCCTCCCTCTTTCACTGGCTCCTCCCTGGCGGGTTCCTCCCCCCCCGGCAGCGGGCACTCTACCCCTCGCCGCGTACCGCGCAGTTCTGCCCGTGAGGTCGACCGACAAGGTAGCATGACTTTG cccTCGTCCTACAATAGATTTGTAATCCAGACCTCAATTCCCCATCAGACTGTAGTTTATCCATCCAACACTTCTCCTAATTTGACCCCATCATATAATGATTCATCATGCAGCTCTCAG TCCCCAGTATCACAAGAtgacaaagctacaataaaatgTGAGACCTCTCCTCCATCAACACCCAGGTCTATGCGTTTCCACAAGGGACCCACCCACGCAGCTAGCCATGAAGATATCAGGGATATAAGAAG TTCCACCGGTTCCCAGGACGGCCAAGGCAGTAACCctagcagcagcaacagcagccaaGATTCTCTTAACAAAGCCCCCAAAAAGAAGAGCATCAAATCTTCCATTGGCCGACTGTTTGGCAAAAAAGAGAAGGGTCGGCCTGGACCGCCTGGCAAAGAAGCTATGGGCCAAT CAGGTACTCCAGAAGGGGATACTTCTCCTCAAGATGCCTTAGGACTTAGTAAACTGGGAGGACAAgtggaaaaaaatagaaaattacagaaaaa ACATGAGCTACTAGAGGAGGCTCGCAGGCAAGGTTTACCATTTTCACACTGGGATGGTCCAACTGTAGTTGTGTGGTTGGAG CTCTGGGTTGGAATGCCAGCCTGGTACGTGGCAGCTTGCAGAGCCAATGTGAAAAGCGGTGCTATTATGTCGGCTTTGTCTGACACTGAAATACAGCGGGAGATTGGAATTAGCAATCCTTTACACAGGTTAAAGCTACGTCTGGCTATTCAGGAGATCATGTCTTTAACAAGCCCGTCTGCACCACCAACCTCCAGAACG ACACTGGCCTATGGTGATATGAACCACGAGTGGATTGGTAATGAATGGCTTCCAAGTTTGGGGCTGCCTCAGTATCGAAGCTACTTCATGGAGTGCCTTGTTGATGCTCGAATGCTGGACCATTTGACAAAGAAGGACTTACGGGGGCAACTTAAAATGGTTGATAGTTTTCACCG AAACAGTTTCCAGTGCGGTATAATGTGTCTACGAAGGCTGAATTATGATAGACAAGAACTTGAAAGGAAAAGAGAAGAATGCCAAGTTAAAGTTAAAG ATGTTTTAGTATGGAGCAATGACAGAGTGGTTCACTGGGTGCAGTCCATCGGTCTCAAGGAATATGCAAATAACCTGGTAGAAAGTGGAGTCCACGGAGCGCTTCTTGGCTTAGATGAAACTTTTGATCACAATGCATTAGCGCTTTTATTACAGATACCGACCCAAAATACGCag GCAAGGGCCGTTCTAGAAAGAGAATATAATAATCTTCTTGCTCTGGGTACTGAAAGAAGACTTGATGAG GATGATGATAAGAACTTCAGGAGAGCTCCCTCCTGGAGGAAGAAGTTTCGACCAAAAGACATTCGGGGGATGAGTCCTGGGTCAGCAGAAACTCTTCCTGCAAACTTTAGGGTTACCACCGCAATGTCTTCACCTTCTATGCAGCCAAAGAAAATGCAGGTGGATG GCAACATAACAGGAGCGCAAAGAATGGATTCTGCGACAGTAAGGACCTACTCATGTTAA
- the LOC121329809 gene encoding liprin-alpha-1-like isoform X15, whose amino-acid sequence MMCEVMPTISEAEIPSGGGGGGGSGSPLQSDADGHFESLMVSMLEERDRLLDTLRETQDTLGLTQGKLHEVSYERDSLQRQLNTALPQEFAALTKELNICREHLLEREEEISELKAERNNTRLLLEHLECLVSRHERSLRMTVVKRQAQSPAGVSSEVEVLKALKSLFEHHKALDEKVRERLRVALERCSALEEQLACSHKELAILREQNSQKKALINNGIVEMNHDSENVPSTNGKRSSDGSLNHEEDLAKVMELQEIIDRQTKDLGQMKERLAALSSRVTELEEDLDTARKDLIKSEEMNTKYQRDVREVMAQKEDMEERITTLEKRYLAAQRESTSVHEFNDKLENEIANKESMFRQSEEKNRQVQERLELAEQKLKQTLRKAESLPEVEAELAQRVAALTKAEERHGNIEERLRQMEAHLEEKNQELQRARQREKMNEEHNKRLSETVDKLLSESNERLQLHLKEKMSALEDKNALIHDLENTKKQIEDAHHEKEQLLIEIETMRAENEQARLRSTSSLHHGRAHLGSTPDFRYPVSTSSMMDSHTDQFNTSVLRRPLKGRMAALRDEPSKVQTLNEQEWERVQQANVLANVAQAFESDVDVSDIEDDRETVFSSVDLLSPSGQADAQTLAVMLQEQLDAINNEIRMIQEEKETTVQRAEEIENRVGSGSLENLCSKFRSMNSIPPSFTGSSLAGSSPPGSGHSTPRRVPRSSAREVDRQGSMTLPSDLRKHRRKSPVSQDDKATIKCETSPPSTPRSMRFHKGPTHAASHEDIRDIRSSTGSQDGQGSNPSSSNSSQDSLNKAPKKKSIKSSIGRLFGKKEKGRPGPPGKEAMGQSGTPEGDTSPQDALGLSKLGGQVEKNRKLQKNANSGHELLEEARRQGLPFSHWDGPTVVVWLELWVGMPAWYVAACRANVKSGAIMSALSDTEIQREIGISNPLHRLKLRLAIQEIMSLTSPSAPPTSRTSTGNVWLTHEEMENLAASPQTEDEEGSWAQTLAYGDMNHEWIGNEWLPSLGLPQYRSYFMECLVDARMLDHLTKKDLRGQLKMVDSFHRNSFQCGIMCLRRLNYDRQELERKREECQVKVKDVLVWSNDRVVHWVQSIGLKEYANNLVESGVHGALLGLDETFDHNALALLLQIPTQNTQARAVLEREYNNLLALGTERRLDEDDDKNFRRAPSWRKKFRPKDIRGMSPGSAETLPANFRVTTAMSSPSMQPKKMQVDGNITGAQRMDSATVRTYSC is encoded by the exons gagtTTGCTGCACTTACTAAGGAACTTAATATATGCAGAGAGCACCTTCTTGAACGAGAAGAAGAAATTTCTGAATTAAAGGCTGAACGAAATAACACACGG ctgcttttAGAACACTTGGAATGCCTTGTATCGAGGCACGAGCGCTCTCTCAGAATGACAGTAGTGAAGAGACAAGCACAGTCTCCAGCAGGGGTATCCAGTGAAGTGGAAGTCCTTAAAGCACTGAAGTCTTTATTCGAGCACCACAAAGCTTTAGATGAAAAG GTAAGGGAACGGTTACGAGTTGCGTTGGAAAGATGCAGTGCATTGGAAGAACAGCTAGCCTGTTCTCATAAAGAG CTGGCTATTTTGAGAGAGCAGAATAGCCAAAAGAAAGCTTTGATTAACAATGGGATAGTGGAAATGAACCACGACTCGGAAAACGTACCGAGCACAAACGGAAAG AGGTCATCAGATGGGTCTCTTAATCATGAAGAAGATCTGGCAAAAGTTATGGAGCTTCAGGAGATCATCGACAGACAGACCAAGGATCTGGGTCAGATGAAGGAGCGATTAGCTGCTCTTTCAAGCCGAGTAACTGAATTGGAAGAAGATCTTGATACGGCCCGCAAAGATCTCATCAAGTCTGAGGAAATGAACACTAAGTATCAGAGAGACGTTCGGGAG GTCATGGCCCAAAAGGAGGATATGGAAGAGAGAATAACAACCCTCGAAAAACGCTACCTCGCTGCACAACGTGAATCTACATCTGTACATGAATTCAATGATAAACttgaaaatgaaattgcaaaCAAAGAATCAATGTTTAGACAG AGTGAGGAGAAGAACCGGCAGGTACAGGAGAGGTTGGAACTGGCTGAACAGAAGTTAAAGCAAACACTAAGGAAAGCAGAGTCCCTTCCAGAGGTGGAAGCAGAGCTAGCACAGAGAGTGGCAGCACTTACCAAG GCTGAAGAGAGACATGGAAATATCGAGGAGCGCTTACGGCAGATGGAAGCACATCTGGAGGAGAAGAACCAAGAACTACAGAGA gctcGACAGAGGGAGAAGATGAATGAAGAACACAATAAACGATTGTCGGAGACGGTGGACAAATTGCTTTCTGAGTCAAATGAAAGATTGCAGCTTCATCTGAAGGAGAAGATGTCTGCTTTAGAAGataag aatgctctcattcatgATCTGGAGAACACCAAAAAACAAATTGAAGATGCACATCATGAGAAG GAACAACTTCTAATTGAAATAGAAACTATGAGGGCTGAAAATGAGCAGGCAAGGTTGAGAAGCACTTCTTCACTGCATCATGG ccgCGCCCATCTGGGCAGCACCCCTGATTTCAGGTATCCTGTATCGACTTCCTCTATGATGGACAGTCATACAGACCAATTCAACACATCAGTGTTGCGACGCCCGCTAAAAGGCCGTATGGCAGCCCTTCGAGACGAGCCTTCAAAG GTGCAGACGCTAAACGAGCAGGAGTGGGAGAGAGTGCAGCAAGCCAACGTCTTGGCTAACGTGGCCCAGGCATTTGAGAGTGATGTGGATGTGTCTGACATAGAGGACGACAGAGAGACTGTTTTCAGTTCTGTTGATCTGCTGTCCCCGAGTGGTCAGGCTGATGCCCAGACTCTGGCTGTGATGCTTCAGGAGCAATTAGATGCCATCAACAATGAAATTAG GATGATTCAGGAAGAGAAGGAGACGACAGTCCAGCGGGCTGAGGAGATTGAAAACCGGGTGGGAAGTGGGAGTTTGGAAAATCTTTGCAGCAAATTCAGATCCATGAACTCCATTCCTCCCTCTTTCACTGGCTCCTCCCTGGCGGGTTCCTCCCCCCCCGGCAGCGGGCACTCTACCCCTCGCCGCGTACCGCGCAGTTCTGCCCGTGAGGTCGACCGACAAGGTAGCATGACTTTG CCTAGTGATTTAAGGAAGCACCGTAGGAAG TCCCCAGTATCACAAGAtgacaaagctacaataaaatgTGAGACCTCTCCTCCATCAACACCCAGGTCTATGCGTTTCCACAAGGGACCCACCCACGCAGCTAGCCATGAAGATATCAGGGATATAAGAAG TTCCACCGGTTCCCAGGACGGCCAAGGCAGTAACCctagcagcagcaacagcagccaaGATTCTCTTAACAAAGCCCCCAAAAAGAAGAGCATCAAATCTTCCATTGGCCGACTGTTTGGCAAAAAAGAGAAGGGTCGGCCTGGACCGCCTGGCAAAGAAGCTATGGGCCAAT CAGGTACTCCAGAAGGGGATACTTCTCCTCAAGATGCCTTAGGACTTAGTAAACTGGGAGGACAAgtggaaaaaaatagaaaattacagaaaaa TGCAAATTCAGG ACATGAGCTACTAGAGGAGGCTCGCAGGCAAGGTTTACCATTTTCACACTGGGATGGTCCAACTGTAGTTGTGTGGTTGGAG CTCTGGGTTGGAATGCCAGCCTGGTACGTGGCAGCTTGCAGAGCCAATGTGAAAAGCGGTGCTATTATGTCGGCTTTGTCTGACACTGAAATACAGCGGGAGATTGGAATTAGCAATCCTTTACACAGGTTAAAGCTACGTCTGGCTATTCAGGAGATCATGTCTTTAACAAGCCCGTCTGCACCACCAACCTCCAGAACG TCCACTGGGAATGTGTGGCTTACGCACGAAGAAATGGAAAACCTTGCTGCCTCACCCCAAACG GAGGATGAGGAGGGCAGCTGGGCCCAG ACACTGGCCTATGGTGATATGAACCACGAGTGGATTGGTAATGAATGGCTTCCAAGTTTGGGGCTGCCTCAGTATCGAAGCTACTTCATGGAGTGCCTTGTTGATGCTCGAATGCTGGACCATTTGACAAAGAAGGACTTACGGGGGCAACTTAAAATGGTTGATAGTTTTCACCG AAACAGTTTCCAGTGCGGTATAATGTGTCTACGAAGGCTGAATTATGATAGACAAGAACTTGAAAGGAAAAGAGAAGAATGCCAAGTTAAAGTTAAAG ATGTTTTAGTATGGAGCAATGACAGAGTGGTTCACTGGGTGCAGTCCATCGGTCTCAAGGAATATGCAAATAACCTGGTAGAAAGTGGAGTCCACGGAGCGCTTCTTGGCTTAGATGAAACTTTTGATCACAATGCATTAGCGCTTTTATTACAGATACCGACCCAAAATACGCag GCAAGGGCCGTTCTAGAAAGAGAATATAATAATCTTCTTGCTCTGGGTACTGAAAGAAGACTTGATGAG GATGATGATAAGAACTTCAGGAGAGCTCCCTCCTGGAGGAAGAAGTTTCGACCAAAAGACATTCGGGGGATGAGTCCTGGGTCAGCAGAAACTCTTCCTGCAAACTTTAGGGTTACCACCGCAATGTCTTCACCTTCTATGCAGCCAAAGAAAATGCAGGTGGATG GCAACATAACAGGAGCGCAAAGAATGGATTCTGCGACAGTAAGGACCTACTCATGTTAA